From one Vanacampus margaritifer isolate UIUO_Vmar chromosome 12, RoL_Vmar_1.0, whole genome shotgun sequence genomic stretch:
- the LOC144061294 gene encoding L-threonine ammonia-lyase isoform X1 yields the protein MNFAAQLFYSSYLSERLERLFSPKPALKGVEENDPFWHREELRLGPAEPDDSSKVLHLSNGAVGRRPTLIEPERLKDFGEEELLNGDVKVRDTRVVVEAPVMTLKEPPKTRRLSEFRIVPRPAVQFLRFEDISAAAFTIQSEIQKTPCTYSRLSKQYGMDIYLKKEHLHYTGSVKERGVLYLLSSLAQEQQRKGVIVATDCNFSMAVAHHAVELKIPVFAIMPSCCSSPRLRIYRDYGAMVISYGSTGHDSQKHARQLANDNGYLYLEEDESATYLAGLGTVGMEIYEQVPKLDAVVVPAAGQYGLLAGTAAAIKHLNSHILVIGIEPEGFPLLLQSLKTDGPTKDMHCNPNSKLYGDLMGCSLGINTFQLAKKLVDKVIAVSEEDSLVAMLRFQEFERSTVDTEGAMGLAAILAGQLTELKGKRVAVVVSSANMDLDLVRQCVDRALVLEDRVSKFSVQLGEWPGDMAKLLDVLSREDVRLLDVSHRRHSDRSDLFRAKVECVVETRDKTQSAQLRKTLSERYPSLCWLER from the exons ATGAACTTTGCTGCCCAGTTATTCTATTCAAGCTACTTGAGTGAGCGACTGGAACGATTGTTTTCACCAAAGCCTGCACTTAAAGGCGTCGAGGAAAATGACCCCTTTTGGCACAG AGAGGAGCTGCGTCTGGGCCCTGCGGAACCAGATGACTCGTCCAAAGTACTGCATCTCAGTAATGGCGCTGTGGGCCGCAGACCGACCCTCATCGAACCGGAGAGGCTGAAGGACTTTGGTGAGGAGGAACTCCTCAACGGGGACGTGAAGGTCCGTGACACCAGAGTGGTGGTCGAAGCACCTGTAATGACACTAAAGGAGCCGCCAAAAACCAGACGACTCAGCGAGTTCAGGATCGTCCCGAGGCCGGCTGTTCAATTCCTCCGCTTTGAGGACATCAGCGCCGCCGCCTTCACTATCCAATCGGAGATACAGAAGACGCCCTGCACa TACTCGCGGCTGTCCAAACAGTATGGCATGGATATTTATCTGAAGAAGGAGCACCTGCACTACACGGGCTCAGTGAAGGAGAGAGGAGTGTTGTACCTGCTCTCCTCCCTCGCACAG GAGCAGCAGAGGAAGGGAGTGATCGTTGCCACGGATTGTAACTTCTCCATGGCTGTGGCTCACCATGCAGTGGAGCTGAAGATTCCCGTGTTTGCCATCATGCCGTCATGTTGTTCCTCGCCTCGACTCAGGATCTACAGAGACTACGGCGCCATGGTCATCTCCTATGGCAGCACCGGTCACGACTCTCAGAAACACGCCCGCCAACTGGCCAATGACAATGGATACCTCTACCTGGAAGA AGATGAAAGTGCGACCTACCTGGCAGGACTGGGCACAGTGGGCATGGAGATCTACGAACAAGTGCCCAAGCTTGATGCAGTGGTGGTGCCTGCAGCCGGACAGTACGGCCTCCTGGCGGGCACGGCGGCGGCCATCAAGCATCTCAACTCGCACATTCTGGTCATA GGAATAGAACCTGAAGGTTTCCCTTTGCTGCTGCAATCTCTGAAGACAGATGGCCCGACCAAAGACATGCACTGCAACCCGAATAGCAAACTCTATGGAG ATCTCATGGGGTGCTCACTCGGTATCAACACCTTCCAGCTGGCAAAGAAACTCGTAGATAAAGTCATCGCTGTCAG TGAGGAGGATTCTTTGGTGGCAATGTTGAGGTTTCAAGAGTTTGAGCGTTCCACTGTGGACACGGAGGGAGCCATGGGGTTGGCTGCCATCTTGGCCGGACAACTGACGGAGCTGAAAGGCAAAAG GGTGGCGGTGGTGGTGAGCAGCGCAAACATGGATCTGGATTTGGTGAGGCAGTGCGTGGACCGAGCCCTGGTGCTGGAAGATCGCGTCAGCAAGTTCTCGGTGCAGCTGGGAGAATGGCCGGGAGACATGGCCAAGTTGCTGGATGTCCTGTCCAGAGAGGACGTCAG